In the genome of Candidatus Eisenbacteria bacterium, one region contains:
- a CDS encoding thymidine kinase, which produces MSHDLPRNTGWIEVICGSMFSGKTEELIRRLRRAQIAKQRVKIYKPVLDDRYAADYLVSHSQIKIPSIAIHKPQEILEGAEEADVLGIDEAQFFDDSLVSVCEYLADQGKRVIVAGLDQDYRAEPFDPMPQLLAVAEYITKTLAICVVCGNPANRTQRLSGGSERIVVGATQLYEARCRRCFKPPGKDEAELVERKDSKQGSSKTEREEK; this is translated from the coding sequence ATGAGCCACGACCTGCCGCGCAATACCGGATGGATCGAGGTGATTTGTGGAAGTATGTTCAGCGGCAAGACCGAGGAACTGATCCGCCGCCTCAGGCGCGCGCAGATCGCCAAGCAGCGGGTCAAGATATACAAACCCGTGTTGGACGACCGTTATGCCGCCGATTATCTTGTTTCCCACAGCCAGATAAAGATTCCATCGATCGCCATCCACAAACCACAAGAGATATTGGAAGGCGCGGAGGAGGCGGATGTTTTGGGGATCGATGAAGCGCAGTTCTTTGATGATTCGCTCGTCTCGGTTTGCGAGTATCTCGCTGATCAGGGAAAGCGTGTCATTGTCGCCGGATTGGATCAGGATTACCGCGCCGAACCCTTCGACCCGATGCCGCAGCTTCTGGCCGTTGCAGAGTATATCACAAAAACCCTGGCGATTTGCGTTGTCTGCGGGAATCCGGCCAATCGGACGCAGCGCCTCAGCGGCGGATCTGAGCGCATTGTCGTTGGGGCCACGCAGTTGTACGAGGCCCGCTGCCGCCGATGCTTCAAACCACCGGGCAAGGATGAGGCGGAGCTGGTGGAGCGCAAGGATTCCAAGCAAGGATCTTCCAAGACAGAACGGGAGGAAAAATAA